Part of the Trifolium pratense cultivar HEN17-A07 unplaced genomic scaffold, ARS_RC_1.1 scaffold_139, whole genome shotgun sequence genome, GTAGCTGAGCTGGAAGTCACAGATAATATTTGTAGAACAATCACTGGGAATAGGCTGAAGCAATGGCCTTGTCAAATGAAACTTTCTGCATCTCAACTATCTCCTTTATATGCAGTTCTGAATAAGATTATTGTTGTTAATCGGGTTCCTACCACTCATTCCAGTAatgtagccaaagaattggctaggttcatttatgttgttggAACTAAGGCCAGGTTTGATTATGGTGCTTATGTCTTTTATGCCACTTTGGAACATGCTAAATCTTTTGCTCTACCCATAGCATTTCCTACTTTACTGTGTGGTATTGTTCTTGACCAACATCCAAATATTCTTGTGGACACTGATGtcccttgtaaaagaaaaagaaagctgaatattgagcaaaggctgcttgcagggacaaatgttgcagcaggtgttggtacATCTGTCCAGCAAAAGCTGGTGCTCTCACTAGGCAGCAAATGATAACTGACTTGATTGAGTCTAGTAGAGCTCTCAGGAAACTGAAGACTGTGATGATCCTTTGAGCAAAGAATTCATGAAGGTTTTTGACTTGGGtagatgtgttgaattttcacctgatgtgattaataagtttttgggcaGGAGTGAAGAACCTGAAGCTGAGGTAGAGTTTTCTGACAGTGCTATAGGCTTGAGTAACTTTATCTACACTGTTGGTACCAAGACCAAATGGGATTTtgactcttatatttttcaaactactaaGCATGCTAAGCCTTTGGatgtgaagatgccaacaacatttccAATGTGCTTTGTAGTACTATTCTTGATCAGCATCCTAGTATTTTGATCAGCTCTGATGTTATCtgtaagagggaatctcctctgacattgcactatagactagttgaagggacaaatgtctcacataatgttgcaacatctggcaCGAAAACTTCTAGGTTCATGACCAGAAAaagagatgattgctgatttgatgaGACCTATGCAAGTTGAAAACCTTGTTCGAAAGAAGTATGTCTTtttagttgttgatgattcctccagatttacttgggtaaattttattaatatcgaatcaaatgttgttactcatgttaaaggttctgtcagttcaaatgttgtgggtagtgttggaacatctgtcagatgtacctctgaaactttcaatctggtatgaatgttgctgttgttgatgacacTATTGTTGAAATCGTgcatgtgtcatcttccaaggttgttggttctgacactttgtcatccctcactaaagttgtggttgagtcccccaaaggaacctaacataagtctaatgtcatatcggatgttgaaacatcctggaccaaccagttagtgttgttgaaacctgttctgcaatcccccaaacttatgctgatatggttctgagagtcctcaatctaatgaggttgaagatcaactaatggtggtttggagtattaaggttttgaatgtggtagaagaaactaatcttgatgatcttccacttgaccaaagttgttgctcaaagtgtgactaaaagagaactagcatggtacgactgtttggatgtgcattctgctgagaagtattatatgtgttcaAATGTGTTATGATCAGATgcgataatgctcagatatgtgatgatcaaaggtgattactactatggtaagtgattgtttcagacctgtttctgaaacctctagtttgatgttcttatgtgatgacaatatatctattgttgaagatgcttttggtatatgtctcttgagattgacactgaataatactcatctgtgttgaataacttgtctgttctggtacgagatgttgtaacatctgtctcaacatcgtgttatctcaagtgttccaacattgtgtacaacatctgtcaccaaaatgccagaatgtggttgactatgagccaaatattgaggatgtTGTTCTGGGAATCATGTCACTTGACAGGAAGAAAGTTGACATCTCTTCTGTCCTCTTAgagaatgtttcattcattttgaagaaaatgtctagaaatagaaatttgtgttttgaaGGAGATAATGTTATGAGAAGCTGGATTTTTTGTGAGTATGTTTTTAACTATGAAGCAAGCTAcaacgtttatggtgaagctacCAATAACCTTTATGGGTGTAATCTCTAAGAGTATTATGAGACAACTCTTTGAGATTGAAAGATCAGAAGCACTCCAAAGCCAAAAAGGGAGTGTCTTTGAGTTTTGACTATAGATTTCTTTTGTCGGACCACATGttcctaacattgttttctctgccggttggtacatgttgtttccaagaacaatggtttctcatgctcttgtcatgttgtggaaacaaggggaaaatgcctattttatgagtgtttactatggagtttgatgtggtggatatgatatggttcctccactactgatttatatatgataaggtatgtatcccatggtgttatatttggttgtagtagctctgtgcactatgtggttgatgtgatgaagatagtataggtttatgccttgttacttatgatcttcatgctatactgttggagtttggtcatggtattgtggatgaaagcgcgcatgttctcttcccactacttttgttctccgtatcttttgtgggctaggccatggatttctagcacctctGTGTGCATTATGGTCTGTATTGTGTGCACTCTGAAGCGTTTGTCTGCTACTCTatgttctgatatgtatgatgtttgtcaaaattatgactaaaaagggggagtagtgtgtgtgtggacAAATGTGAAGACAGATGTTCttacatctggtgactgtttttGTGCTaatgcttctatgctcgtattgatgttcttatgcttctatgctcgtattgagggggagtgtgagttatatatatgcatatgttgagggggagtaatgcTATTCAGGAGGAGTAGTAGTGTGTAGCTAGCCTGATAATGCtagcttatgctctgatagtgtgcttgatggttgtgggagtgctatgttcctgatgtgtgatgtcatgcctgatgtctagacatcctgatctgatgtgtgagaatttatttttctcagtatgtgggagtttatttctccctatgtggttcttttgtgagagtttagttctctctgttatgtaacttgcacttctgatactgctatggtacctctttgcctctattcttttgtttaatgcacactgactttatttgtcagaatttgtggctaaaaagggggagtagtgatctgtgatatgtaagatctatctgtgtggacagatgtgctgacatctggtatctgcgtgatgtgtggacagatgtgctgacatctggtatctgcgtgatgtgtggacagatgtgctgacatctggtgtatgttgttgcggttctttctgcgatgtgttaatcttctaggcctatgtcagctctgtgtgatgtgttgcaagaattccaaaaagcatttaaatttgtagcatagggcatgatcataatcatagtcatagaaatatggatgattcatcgtgcttagtcataatcatagaaatatggatgacttttatgcttaggatcacagtcatagaaatatgggtgatttaggtcacattcatagcaatatgggtgacttagttagttacattcatagaaatatgggtaacttgtacatgcttatttatgaatgcacacatgtgtgtctacaacaacTATTAAGTGTTAatcactctgattgaatgcttctgctattacaaggatgttgtagttcctatggttgactacattgtatgcttgtgctCCATCATGCaaaaattcagggggagtggtagtatgaataagtgacaagtgtgatgccagatgctgagacatcttggctttattctctggtggctgggaatttatttttcctagttctatgtctgtgggaatttatttttccctggtgatcttttgttgaatggatgtactctaattataggagtttatttctcctatctttgaatccactatgagagtttatttctctttatctgctctgtgaggctatatgtgtttattcctgctattgcatgcctctgatgctacttacctctcttggaagtagtcttactatgtgttactttctttcctaattgtgtgatcatgttgaatcgaaggaaaggtaatactgtatctctccatatactggtctaatattgttttagccaaaatttgccaaagggggagattgttgggtttttgtatattggctacattttgcgaaaacatattttagccaagtgttgagacaaatgtgctgaagtgttgagacaaatgtgctgaccccaagtgttgtgacaaatgttgttacactttggaacaacacctgactctgttctgcgcgcgccagctagatgttattattttctactcaatcttttgaagatctgtttgaagaattatttcgtggtttcttatacaacaaggcgcacgtgatcaatgtgtttcagaaggcagctgaaccctagttctattttccaaaggaattatatttttggaaaatatatttttgtgtttcaaaaatagaactattattttcaaaaatatatcttgtgaagattgctgcagaaaatataaaagatttatttcaaatagatctttgtgcttcaagaagattagaagatttaattttaaaatatatttacaacaaatatatttatgggaggaatatttgatgcaaagaaagatttggtaaaaatatatattttgcatctagaagatttcttggagctgaagcattgtgaaaagcccacgaggctgtgctatataaagggtgctgctaacccttattatgaaccgaaacttgaagcaaaaatagaatatcaaagatgtagtcttttaagggtttcgtgtctttaagccactctctaggagagttggtgtaaagtgaaccactcggttgtgagatggtcactatgtccccactcagaaacctgtaggtaatgagttgagtattgtatttggaggaagcttttaagcaactccaaattgtgaacttagtcgttggctaggtggtgatgttattgaagtgtgtcttcatctttgtcaaggagagtgtctccattatgttgttattgaaatccttactggttgtaaggttgaggggagtgagacggggtctcatatctaggagttcctaggtagaagtgtcattgggtagggattaagtgaggagttgtaaacgggggagtttagctccgaattaatactactgatagtgaatttcctcctggattggtatcccccagattaggctgttaggctgaactgggttaacaattatgtgtgtcgtttatgctcttcagtatatgtttttaatgctctgttttattgttcttactgctaagacaagtgttgcgacaagtgtcggcacatcgtggacaacacttgtctactgtgtaccagaatttcacattgcactagttttttattttgagccATCAAAGTTCAAATTGGTAAGAGTACGCACCGAGTTGAAcaatgatgaagatgaggaggACTTTTTCTTCACATTTGAGCTGTACTGCTCAGAAACCAAAACTTGGAAGAAATCAGCTGAGATATGCAATTGCAAAGATGGTCTGATTAAAAACAGAGGCATATACGCAGGAGGTTTCTTGCATTGGCTAACAGAAGGTGATCAAATCCTCACATTTGATGTTGAAAAGGAGACGTCTTTACTGATTCCAGTACCTCTTCCTCATTCAACCGAGTTTAGGACTTTTGCAACATGTATTGGAGAATATCAAGGAAGACTTCATTGTGTTCAGGTATCAGAACAAGGTCTTCATGTGTTTGGCCTTGAAGATTTGTATGAGTTTCAATGGATACCCGAGCACTGCAAACTTTTTGAGGTTTTTGAAGCAGAGTATCCGCACTTCTTGTGTAATTTAAAGAATAGGGTGTTGGAGAGGGAGGGGGAGGATACAACAAATGCATGGATGGATCCTCAGTTGCTCAGTCTTCTATTGTGCCTCCACCTCAGAAAAATCGTAGGAAGTCGCGAAGGTTGGCGGAGGATGCAGGCTCTCTTTCCTTGAGTCTGTCCTTTAGAAAAATGAAGATGGTTAAGGTTGATAATGAGAATGAGAGCGAGGTGTGTTTGAACAGTGATATTATCTTTGATATTCTGTCACGTATTCCGGCGAAGCCATTGCTTAGCATGAAGTGTGTTTCCAAAGTATGGAAAAACATCATTTCAAACCGTTCATTCATCAAAGCTCAACTTCAAAACGCACAACTCgatttaaatggtttcatttttcAAGATGGGTACATGTTGGGCAAATATGATCGTAAAACGGTTAGTTACATTCCGGTGGAGTCCAAAAATGCTGCCAAAGTTCACCAGGGgattttcaaatttcttcaagAAGACGTTGCTATTTTGGCCACGTATAAAGGAATCTTCTGCTGCCGTAGCTGTTTGCCTTCTCTGAATCCAACCATCTATGTCTGCAATCCTTTAAATGAAGCGTGGATTAAATTGGAGTGGTCTCCTCCATGCGACATAAAGGAAAGCATTGCACTAGTTTTTGATTTTGAGCCATCAAAGTTCAAATTGGTAAGAGTACGCACCGAGTTGAAcaatgatgaagatgaggaggACTTTTTCTTCACATTTGAGCTGTACTGCTCAGAAACCAAAACTTGGAGGAAATCAGCTGAGATATGCAATTGCAAAGATGGTCTGATTAAAAACAGAGGCATATACGCAGGAGGTTTCTTGCATTGGCTAACAGAAGGTGATCAAATCCTCACATTTGATGTTGAAAAGGAGACGTCTTTACTGATTCCAGTACCTCTTCCTCATTCAACCGAGTTTAGGACTTTTGCAACATGTATTGGAGAATATCAAGGAAGACTTCATTGTGTTCAGGTATCAGAACAAGGTCTTCATGTGTTTGGCCTTGAAGATTTGTATGAGTTTCAATGGATACCCGAGCACTGCAAACTTTTTGAGGTTTTTGAAGCAGAGTATCCGCACTTCTTGTGTAATTTAAAGAATAGGGTGTTGGAGAGGGAGGGGGAGGATACAACAAATGCATGGATGGATCCTCAGTTGCTTAGTCTTCTATTGTGCCTCCACCTCAGAAAAATCGTAGGAAGTCGCGAAGGTTGGCGGAGGATGCAGGCTCTCTTTCCTTGAGTCTGTCCTTTAGAAAAATGAAGATGGTTAAGGTTGATAATGAGAATGAGAGCGAGGTGTGTTTGAACAGTGATATTATCTTTGATATTCTGTCACGTATTCCGGCGAAGCCATTGCTTAGCATGAAGTGTGTTTCCAAAGTATGGAAAAACATCATTTCAAACCGTTCATTCATCAAAGCTCAACTTCAAAACGCACAACTCgatttaaatggtttcatttttcAAGATGGGTACATGTTGGGCAAATATGATCGTAAAACGGTTAGTTACATTCCGGTGGAGTCCAAAAATGCTGCCAAAGTTCACCAGGGgattttcaaatttcttcaagAAGACGTTGCTGTTTTGGCCACGTATAAAGGAATCTTCTGCTGCCGTAGCTGTTTGCCTTCTCTGAATCCAACCATCTATGTCTGCAATCCTTTAAATGAAGCGTGGATTAAATTGGAGTGGTCTCCTCCATGCGACATAAAGGAAAGCATTGCACTAGTTTTTGATTTTGAGCCATCAAAGTTCAAATTGGTAAGAGTACGCACCGAGTTGAAcaatgatgaagatgaggaggACTTTTTCTTCACATTTGAGCTGTACTGCTCAGAAACCAAAACTTGGAGGAAATCAGCTGAGATATGCAATTGCAAAGATGGTCTGATTAAAAACAGAGGCATATACGCAGGAGGTTTCTTGCATTGGCTAACAGAAGGTGATCAAATCCTCACATTTGATGTTGAAAAGGAGACGTCTTTACTGATTCCAGTACCTCTTCCTCATTCAACCGAGTTTAGGACTTTTGCAACATGTATTGGAGAATATCAAGGAAGACTTCATTGTGTTCAGGTATCAGAACAAGGTCTTCATGTGTTTGGCCTTGAAGATTTGTATGAGTTTCAATGGATACCCGAGCACTGCAAACTTTTTGAGGTTTTTGAAGCAGAGTATCCGCACTTCTTGTGTAATTTAAAGAATAGGGTGTTGGAGAGGGAGGGGGAGGATACAACAAATGCATGGATGGATCCTCAGTTGCTCAGTCTTCTATTGTGCCTCCACCTTAGAAAAATCGTAGGAAGTCGCGAAGGTTGGCGGAGGATGCAGGCTCTCTTTCCTTGAGTCTGTCCTTTAGAAAAATGAAGATGGTTAAGGTTGATAATGAGAATGAGAGCGAGGTGTGTTTGAACAGTGATATTATCTTTGATATTCTGTCACGTATTCCGGCGAAGCCATTGCTTAGCATGAAGTGTGTTTCCAAAGTATGGAAAAACATCATTTCAAACCGTTCATTCATCAAAGCTCAACTTCAAAACGCACAACTCgatttaaatggtttcatttttcAAGATGGGTACATGTTGGGCAAATATGATCGTAAAACGGTTAGTTACATTCCGGTGGAGTCCAAAAATGCTGCCAAAGTTCACCAGGGgattttcaaatttcttcaagAAGACGTTGCTGTTTTGGCCACGTATAAAGGAATCTTCTGCTGCCGTAGCTGTTTGCCTTCTCTGAATCCAACCATCTATGTCTGCAATCCTTTAAATGAAGCGTGGATTAAATTGGAGTGGTCTCCTCCATGCGACATAAAGGAAAGCATTGCACTAGTTTTTGATTTTGAGCCATCAAAGTTCAAATTGGTAAGAGTACGCACCGAGTTGAAcaatgatgaagatgaggaggACTTTTTCTTCACATTTGAGCTGTACTGCTCAGAAACCAAAACTTGGAGGAAATCAGCTGAGATATGCAATTGCAAAGATGGTCTGATTAAAAACAGAGGCATATACGCAGGAGGTTTCTTGCATTGGCTAACAGAAGGTGATCAAATCCTCACATTTGATGTTGAAAAGGAGACGTCTTTACTGATTCCAGTACCTCTTCCTCATTCAACCGAGTTTAGGACTTTTGCAACATGTATTGGAGAATATCAAGGAAGACTTCATTGTGTTCAGGTATCAGAACAAGGTCTTCATGTGTTTGGCCTTGAAGATTTGTATGAGTTTCAATGGATACCCGAGCACTGCAAACTTTTTGAGGTTTTTGAAGCAGAGTATCCGCACTTCTTGTGTAATTTAAAGAATAGGGTGTTGGAGAGGGAGGGGGAGGATACAACAAATGCATGGATGGATCCTCTTGGTTTCAAAGATGGGAAATTGCTAGTCAAGGTGTCTTCAGAGTTGTACATCTATGATATGAAGAAAGACAAGATGGCTCGTGCTTGTTTTTTTATGGACCTCAATCCACAATCCATGGCGCATCCTACGGTCTTTCCTCTTTCCTTGACTTTTGCTTCCCCAAAAGATGCTTAGTAtagaattatgtcattttcttgtatgtattttatttttttttataaaatagaggGATAATATTATATAGGGATTTGGTTGTATTAGCTTTTATTATCTGATTATTACTACTGAAAAATGGAAGTCAGAAGGTGAAAATCTTAGACGAGAAGTTCATTTGTCCATGCTGCCCTAATAAAAGAAAACGGGACTATGGGTACAAGGACCTCCTGCAACATGCTTCTGGGGTGGGTCAGAGTAGCTCACGGTAGTCAAATTGACTCACTCGTTATGGGACCGAGAATTATAtttgaaaacagaaaataaatgttgtaaATTTGTTCCAGACTTCCAGCTACCTAATTTTGATAGAAATATTGTGAGATTTTAAATGGTAATAAAGGAGTCATAGTATCACGCACGCTTACAGAGGAGAAGAGAAGACGATCCACTTCTTCCAGTTCTTATTCACTTCATCAATATCAACGTCTTCGTTcattccttcttcttcttcttcccctTTAATCACTCACACAAACAATGGTTAGTTTCATTTCTAGATTCCAATTCAAATGTTACTATTTTAATCACACTGTCTTCATTTAACTTtctttattcatttattattatcttCTCCTGTCACTTTTGAATTTTACTGAGTTATGAACCATTTCAGTTAAAACTCTGTATACCTGTTGCAGGGATCTGTTTGTCTCAAGTGTGGCGATGTAGGTTTTATAGAGGCGATAGTTTTTTGCAACAAGTGTCAGGCTTGTGCTCTGCATAGGTACTTATTGTTCACTCATTCTCAGTCTCACTGCATTATTTGATGTTCTTGTAGCAAGTTTTTTCATCATACTTAGCTGCAGGTGCCGACACCTCAAATGCTACTTATACATTCTTTGAAGTTATCATTTTAGTGTGCTGGGATGGGAATGCATACTCTTTAGTTTAGATAATCCTAGTAATTGGAACGATACTACTTGATAGTTATACCCTTATCACCTGTTTTAATATAACATGTAGTCAATCTTATATGTATTGCATTATACAAAGTATggctctgtttggataaacaacttattttgcAGCTTATAGGATAAGCACTTaacatataagtgcttatgaatatgctatttctataacacaaaaaataaaataaagtcaaactgtttgtGTATaatctataagttgttttcgtaAGCTATGGAGAACATATGAAAATAAGCGGAAAACAGCATAAGAAGTCATAAGCTTCTTTAATAAGCTCTCCCGAATAGTGTCACAAGTGTttgtcagtagataagctcaaataagtccaTCCAAATTCCAAACAGACCCatattattttggattttggtaAAAGTTCTTTTAGAATTATGATTTACTTCTGCAGTAGGCTTTTGTCGTCTGTGCATTGCTGTAGATGCCTCTCTTTTTATTGTCATATGATTGTTCTCAAAATTTCAGTAGGTACTAAAGTGAGGTTTTGGGAGTGTTCCTATCCATTATTGAGTAGTAATGTTTTGGATAAATCAGAAGATTACTGAATAGATGGCCAACCCTATGTGTTAATAGTTAATACCATTCATTGATTTCAATTTGAATATGATTTTTTCTCCCAATGTTTTATTAATAGAAAGTTTTCATTTTATAAAGTTGCAATTTCATGTTcaagtcctttttttttttcaggtaCTGTTTAGATGGACCTGTGATTTTTACTGATGATGTTATATGGTTTTGTGAGGATTGTGAACCAAATCCAGTAGTATCATATTCACTTGATCAATCAACGCTTCTCTCATCTAAAAAGACTACCTCTTCAAATTTGGCCAACAGTGCAATCCTATCCCAGAGAAAACTGGATTATTGTGTAAAGAGATTGAAGAAAAGCGAACAACAGAATAAAAAGAAGAATGAAGAGAAGCAGAAGAAAGGAAAAGTTAACTCTGTCTTAGTTGCGGAATCAAAGGTCCTTTTATCTGACAGTCGCTGCTCACCCGAGCTTGAGCATCCTCAATGTAATATCAGCCATGAACAagaaaataaatctaaaaatgaTTGTCGACCAGTTCCAACAGATGCAGAAAACTCCAATATGGGTCCTAAATCTGTTCAAATCTCTCAAGTACCTGCCACCgatgatttaataaaattagataTTCCTATTGATGCACAGCCTATTTCAGATCCAATCTGGAGGTATGAATTTTGTTTTGCCACGTTCGTTTGAAAATCAACAAACTTCTATAGCTTAATGGTTAATGTCACCGAAGTTGAATTTTCTGTTTAACAGGGGAGATTTGCTCTTCTGCAATAAAACTATTGGACTTCTGGCCCATTTGTCCAATTTAGCATCCCCCAAAGTTCGGGAGGAGACAGAACTTTTCCCAGAAGTGCTTTCCGCCGATTTGCCTCCCAGATCTGAGGTGTGGCCTAATAGCTTCAAGAAGGAAGGACCAACTGATAAGAGTATTGCTCTTTATTTCTTTCCCAAGGATAAAAGGTAATTTCTCATACATGTTTTACATCATGTTAATGTGATCTTtctttaatttgatatatttatataatatttccCCTACAGATTGTCTATAAAGGCCTTTGACACGCTGGTTGATGATATCATTCGCACTGAAGCTGCCATAAGAGTTGTGACTGAAAATGCTATGCTTTTAATGTTTCCTTCCACCTTGCTTCCAATACAACATCAGAGTGAGCTTCATCTCTTCTAATTCTTCAGTTGAACATTTTAGTCAAATTATTTATACATCTTAAgattacattttaattttactatCCTTTGGACAGAATTTCAAACCAAGTATTACTTGTGGGGTGTCTTCAAAAAAAAGCAAACTTCAAAAGAGAAATGATGCGACAAATGCTTTCATGAAAAATTAGTAACAATAGAGCTTCATGTTCAAGGGTTCTATAAACTTTATGTTCAACCTCTGTCTGGACTCCAACCTATACCAACTGAAAGTGATTTTATTGTATCCCCAATATATAAATACAAGTTCGGCCTTCCTCTTTTCGTTGTCACTGAAAATGTGCAATTATTTTCTGTCGGTTTGTTTCAAAGGTTGGCAAATTTACCCATAAGTAATGATTTAGCTAATTATGCTTCAccgtatatttttgaaaattgcgTTAGAATCGGACAGCGATCTGGAGGAAAGGAATTTAAGATTGTCTTTGATATTAAGGTTGTTGAGATGGATTTGGCAGATTCGCATGATTGCGGTGAATATCGTAGACGTGGTTTTGTTTGATTGGTATTAATGATTAAATATTGACGATTATCTTATTGTATTACTACCTTTTTAGGTCGTGCAACTGTAGTAGTTATgatttattattaatgatttgtaTTAGTACTTTTTCAAGTTTGGATAGGATTTTATAGCTAAGTGATCCAAAAAAAGGCGACCCCCAAAAAGAACCTAAAGGATATACCAATATGTTGGGCATGATATGTATGATTATGTACAAGACCTCCACTCAAGAGAAGTACAAGTTATGATATACTCTGTTGATGATTAATCTCATCTTTATGCCTTTGTTATGAAATCTGACATAGGGCCATTGTGTTTGTTAACTTATaattagttggtcttatttgaaagtttatttatttatggttatGCATAATGTGTCTGTAACAACTATGAATTTTTAATGATTTctaacaaaaattaatcattcTTACTACCGGTCGAATAAGCGTGTTGAAATTCATTAACTAACTAGTATTGTTAATTAATCCCGTGCATCGGCACGGTAACAAATTACACTAATGTATAACAACCGGCAAGTGATAACAAACAGGAAGGAACAATTATAAAAACTGATAACAAAACGGTAACCCAACACGGAATAGTAGTTACACACATTACCTACAAGATTGCATCCAGAGAACTCTCCGATAAGATAATCCCTTTCATTGCCAAAGGTGACCAGGTGTAAACTTAAATTCAGCACAACATATTAGTTGTTACACTCCTATCTGGTGTTGACGTAGCCTTCGTAATTGTTACCGCTTAACCTTATAGACATTGATTGAACAGAACTGGCTGCAGGAAATTCTCCATCTTCAGCCAGGTTAGGACAAGATCTTATATTTTGTCCAACTTGGGAGCATCCGCCACATGTTCATGGATGCCTGCTTCTCCC contains:
- the LOC123900966 gene encoding putative F-box protein At1g20795 yields the protein MKMVKVDNENESEVCLNSDIIFDILSRIPAKPLLSMKCVSKVWKNIISNRSFIKAQLQNAQLDLNGFIFQDGYMLGKYDRKTVSYIPVESKNAAKVHQGIFKFLQEDVAILATYKGIFCCRSCLPSLNPTIYVCNPLNEAWIKLEWSPPCDIKESIALVFDFEPSKFKLVRVRTELNNDEDEEDFFFTFELYCSETKTWRKSAEICNCKDGLIKNRGIYAGGFLHWLTEGDQILTFDVEKETSLLIPVPLPHSTEFRTFATCIGEYQGRLHCVQVSEQGLHVFGLEDLYEFQWIPEHCKLFEVFEAEYPHFLCNLKNRVLEREGEDTTNAWMDPQLLSLLLCLHLRKIVGSREGWRRMQALFP
- the LOC123900969 gene encoding putative F-box protein At1g20795 yields the protein MKMVKVDNENESEVCLNSDIIFDILSRIPAKPLLSMKCVSKVWKNIISNRSFIKAQLQNAQLDLNGFIFQDGYMLGKYDRKTVSYIPVESKNAAKVHQGIFKFLQEDVAVLATYKGIFCCRSCLPSLNPTIYVCNPLNEAWIKLEWSPPCDIKESIALVFDFEPSKFKLVRVRTELNNDEDEEDFFFTFELYCSETKTWRKSAEICNCKDGLIKNRGIYAGGFLHWLTEGDQILTFDVEKETSLLIPVPLPHSTEFRTFATCIGEYQGRLHCVQVSEQGLHVFGLEDLYEFQWIPEHCKLFEVFEAEYPHFLCNLKNRVLEREGEDTTNAWMDPLGFKDGKLLVKVSSELYIYDMKKDKMARACFFMDLNPQSMAHPTVFPLSLTFASPKDA
- the LOC123900968 gene encoding putative F-box protein At1g20795, which codes for MKMVKVDNENESEVCLNSDIIFDILSRIPAKPLLSMKCVSKVWKNIISNRSFIKAQLQNAQLDLNGFIFQDGYMLGKYDRKTVSYIPVESKNAAKVHQGIFKFLQEDVAVLATYKGIFCCRSCLPSLNPTIYVCNPLNEAWIKLEWSPPCDIKESIALVFDFEPSKFKLVRVRTELNNDEDEEDFFFTFELYCSETKTWRKSAEICNCKDGLIKNRGIYAGGFLHWLTEGDQILTFDVEKETSLLIPVPLPHSTEFRTFATCIGEYQGRLHCVQVSEQGLHVFGLEDLYEFQWIPEHCKLFEVFEAEYPHFLCNLKNRVLEREGEDTTNAWMDPQLLSLLLCLHLRKIVGSREGWRRMQALFP
- the LOC123900970 gene encoding uncharacterized protein LOC123900970, whose translation is MGPKSVQISQVPATDDLIKLDIPIDAQPISDPIWRGDLLFCNKTIGLLAHLSNLASPKVREETELFPEVLSADLPPRSEVWPNSFKKEGPTDKSIALYFFPKDKRLSIKAFDTLVDDIIRTEAAIRVVTENAMLLMFPSTLLPIQHQKFQTKYYLWGVFKKKQTSKEK